In Pseudomonas fakonensis, one DNA window encodes the following:
- a CDS encoding BolA family protein has product MQAVEVKSFLEEKLPGSRVEVEGEGCNFQLNVISDELAGLSPVKRQQAIYAHLNPWIANGAIHAVTMKFFSSAAWAERT; this is encoded by the coding sequence ATGCAGGCCGTAGAAGTCAAAAGCTTTCTGGAAGAAAAATTGCCCGGTTCCCGGGTTGAAGTTGAAGGCGAAGGCTGCAACTTCCAGTTGAACGTGATCAGCGACGAGCTCGCCGGCCTGAGCCCGGTCAAGCGTCAGCAGGCGATCTACGCTCACCTCAATCCGTGGATCGCCAACGGCGCCATCCACGCGGTAACCATGAAATTCTTCAGCAGCGCAGCCTGGGCTGAGCGCACCTGA
- a CDS encoding STAS domain-containing protein: MSEAGVSMAEPGVLALAGVLDYRSGPALRKQGKALIAASRESHLVLDCTAVVKSSSVGLSLLLAFMRDAQAAGKACEVRGMPSDMREIAEVYDLDEVLAG, translated from the coding sequence ATGAGCGAGGCCGGGGTAAGCATGGCCGAGCCGGGCGTGCTGGCGTTGGCCGGCGTGCTCGACTACCGCAGCGGCCCGGCTCTGCGCAAGCAGGGCAAGGCGTTGATCGCCGCCAGCCGCGAGTCGCACCTGGTGCTCGACTGCACCGCGGTGGTCAAGTCGAGCAGTGTCGGGTTGTCGCTGTTGTTGGCGTTCATGCGTGATGCACAAGCCGCCGGCAAGGCCTGCGAGGTGCGCGGCATGCCCAGCGACATGCGCGAAATTGCCGAGGTCTACGACCTTGATGAAGTGCTGGCAGGTTGA
- a CDS encoding MlaC/ttg2D family ABC transporter substrate-binding protein — translation MISILRRGLLVLLAAFPLMALAAPGQSARDVIQTTTTQLLSDLKANKEQYKANPEAFYNALNSNLGPVVDADGISKSIMTVKYSRKATPAQMQRFQENFKRSLMQFYGNALLEYNNQGITVDPAKPEDGDRSSVGMKVTGNNGAVYPVQYTMQKIGGEWKVRNVIVNGINIGKLFRDQFADAMQRNGNDLDKTIDGWAGEVAKAKQTADQSPDKEVK, via the coding sequence ATGATTTCCATCCTGCGACGTGGCCTGCTGGTCCTGCTGGCGGCCTTCCCCCTGATGGCCCTGGCCGCGCCAGGGCAGTCTGCCCGTGATGTCATCCAGACCACCACCACGCAACTGCTCAGCGACCTCAAAGCCAACAAAGAGCAGTACAAGGCCAACCCCGAGGCGTTCTACAACGCGCTTAACAGCAACCTCGGCCCGGTGGTCGATGCCGACGGCATTTCGAAAAGCATCATGACCGTCAAGTATTCGCGCAAGGCCACCCCTGCGCAGATGCAGCGCTTCCAGGAAAACTTCAAGCGCAGCCTGATGCAGTTCTATGGCAACGCGCTGCTCGAATACAACAACCAGGGCATCACCGTCGACCCGGCCAAGCCTGAAGACGGCGACCGCAGCAGCGTCGGCATGAAGGTGACTGGCAACAACGGCGCGGTCTACCCGGTGCAGTACACCATGCAGAAGATCGGTGGTGAGTGGAAGGTACGCAACGTCATCGTCAACGGCATCAACATCGGCAAGCTGTTCCGTGACCAGTTCGCCGACGCCATGCAGCGCAACGGCAATGACCTGGACAAGACCATCGACGGTTGGGCCGGCGAAGTGGCCAAGGCCAAGCAGACCGCCGACCAGTCGCCGGACAAGGAAGTCAAATGA
- the mlaD gene encoding outer membrane lipid asymmetry maintenance protein MlaD — protein MQNRTLEIGVGLFLLAGILALLLLALRVSGLSASPSSDTYKVYAYFDNIAGLTVRAKVTMAGVTIGKVTAIDLDRDSYTGRVTLQLNKNVDNLPTDSTASILTAGLLGEKYIGISVGGEDAVLKDGSTIHDTQSALVLEDLIGKFLLNSVGKEPKEAQPAN, from the coding sequence ATGCAAAACCGCACCCTGGAAATCGGTGTCGGCCTGTTCCTCCTGGCCGGGATCCTGGCGCTGCTGCTGCTGGCCCTGCGTGTCAGCGGGCTGTCGGCCAGCCCGAGCAGCGACACGTACAAAGTTTATGCGTACTTCGACAATATCGCCGGTTTGACTGTCAGAGCTAAGGTGACCATGGCCGGTGTGACAATCGGCAAGGTCACGGCAATCGATCTGGACCGCGACTCGTACACTGGCCGGGTCACGTTGCAGCTGAACAAGAACGTCGACAACCTGCCGACCGACTCCACTGCCTCGATCCTGACCGCAGGCCTTTTGGGCGAGAAGTACATCGGTATCAGCGTGGGCGGTGAAGACGCGGTACTCAAGGATGGCAGCACCATCCACGACACCCAGTCGGCGCTGGTGCTGGAAGACCTGATCGGCAAGTTCCTGCTCAACTCGGTGGGCAAGGAACCGAAAGAAGCACAACCGGCTAATTAA
- the mlaE gene encoding lipid asymmetry maintenance ABC transporter permease subunit MlaE — MRRKSILERIRLFGRAAIDVLAVLGRSCLFLGHALIGRGGIGGSFQLLTKQLYSVGVLSLAIIVVSGVFIGMVLALQGYSILTKYGSEQAVGQMVALTLLRELGPVVTALLFAGRAGSALTAEIGNMKSTEQLSSLEMIGVDPLKYIVAPRLWAGFISLPLLALIFSVVGIWGGSWVAVDWLGVYEGSFWANMQNSVSFSDDVLNGLIKSLVFAFVVTWIAVFQGYDCEPTSEGISRATTRTVVYASLAVLGLDFILTALMFGDF; from the coding sequence ATGCGCAGAAAATCCATTCTTGAACGTATTCGCCTGTTTGGCCGCGCCGCCATCGACGTGCTGGCCGTGCTCGGGCGCTCCTGCCTGTTCCTCGGCCATGCCCTGATCGGCCGCGGCGGCATCGGCGGCAGCTTCCAGTTGCTGACCAAGCAGCTTTACTCGGTGGGTGTGCTGTCGCTGGCGATCATCGTCGTGTCCGGCGTGTTCATTGGCATGGTGCTGGCCCTGCAGGGCTACAGCATCCTCACCAAATACGGCTCGGAGCAGGCGGTGGGCCAGATGGTTGCCCTGACCCTGCTGCGTGAACTGGGGCCGGTAGTCACCGCGCTGCTGTTCGCTGGCCGTGCCGGTTCTGCGCTGACTGCCGAAATCGGCAACATGAAGTCCACCGAGCAGTTGTCGAGCCTGGAGATGATCGGCGTCGACCCGCTCAAGTACATCGTCGCCCCGCGCCTGTGGGCCGGTTTCATCTCGTTGCCGCTGCTGGCGCTGATCTTCAGCGTGGTGGGCATCTGGGGTGGCTCGTGGGTGGCCGTGGACTGGCTGGGGGTCTACGAGGGCTCGTTCTGGGCCAACATGCAAAACAGCGTTTCGTTCAGCGACGACGTGCTCAACGGGCTGATCAAGAGCCTGGTGTTCGCCTTCGTCGTCACCTGGATCGCCGTATTCCAGGGGTATGACTGTGAGCCCACCTCAGAAGGGATCAGCCGTGCCACCACCAGGACCGTGGTTTATGCCTCATTGGCAGTGCTGGGTCTGGACTTTATTCTGACCGCCTTGATGTTTGGAGATTTCTGA
- a CDS encoding ATP-binding cassette domain-containing protein: MSVDSAYAVELKGVSFKRGSRSIFSNVDIRIPRGKVTGIMGPSGCGKTTLLRLMGAQLRPSGGEVWVNGQNLPALSRGDLFDARKQMGVLFQSGALFTDLDVFENVAFPLRVHTGLSDEMIRDIVLMKLQAVGLRGAIDLMPDELSGGMKRRVALARAIALDPQILMYDEPFVGQDPIAMGVLVRLIRLLNDALGITSIVVSHDLAETASIADYIYVVGDGQVLGQGTPDELMGSDNPRIRQFMKGDPDGPVPFHFPAPDYRADLLGAR, translated from the coding sequence ATGAGTGTGGATAGCGCCTACGCGGTCGAGTTGAAGGGCGTCTCCTTCAAGCGCGGTTCGCGCAGCATTTTCAGCAACGTGGACATCCGCATTCCCCGCGGCAAGGTCACCGGCATCATGGGCCCGTCGGGCTGCGGCAAGACCACCTTGCTGCGCCTGATGGGCGCACAGTTGCGCCCGTCAGGCGGCGAAGTGTGGGTCAACGGGCAGAACCTGCCCGCGTTGTCCCGCGGCGACCTGTTCGACGCCCGCAAACAAATGGGTGTGTTGTTCCAGAGCGGTGCCCTGTTCACCGACCTCGATGTGTTCGAGAACGTCGCTTTTCCGCTGCGGGTGCACACCGGGCTTTCGGACGAGATGATCCGTGACATCGTTCTGATGAAGCTGCAGGCCGTGGGCCTGCGTGGCGCCATCGACCTGATGCCCGATGAGTTGTCCGGTGGCATGAAGCGCCGTGTGGCACTGGCCCGGGCGATTGCCCTGGACCCGCAGATCCTCATGTACGACGAGCCGTTCGTCGGCCAGGACCCGATCGCCATGGGTGTGCTGGTGCGTCTTATCCGGCTGCTCAACGATGCCCTGGGTATCACCAGCATCGTTGTTTCCCATGACCTTGCAGAAACTGCCAGCATCGCCGACTACATCTATGTGGTGGGTGACGGCCAGGTGCTGGGTCAGGGTACGCCGGACGAGCTGATGGGCTCGGACAACCCGCGTATTCGCCAGTTCATGAAGGGCGACCCGGATGGCCCGGTCCCGTTCCACTTCCCTGCGCCTGACTACCGCGCCGACCTGTTGGGGGCGCGTTGA
- a CDS encoding KpsF/GutQ family sugar-phosphate isomerase has translation MSQSSELIQSAQRTLRLELEAVEALLARIDGDFVKACELILASKGRVVVVGMGKSGHIGNKIAATLASTGTPSFFVHPAEASHGDMGMITRDDVILALSNSGSTAEIVTLLPLIKRLGIQMISLTGNPDSPLAQAAEVNLDAAVAQEACPLNLAPTSSTTAALVLGDALAIALLEARGFTAEDFAFSHPGGALGRRLLLKVENVMHSGDELPQVQRGTLLKDALLEMSRKGLGMTVVLEQDGTLAGVFTDGDLRRSLDRNIDVHKTLIDQVMTVHGKTARAEMLAAEALKIMEDHKISALVVVDQADRPTGALNMHDLLRAGVM, from the coding sequence ATGAGCCAATCCAGCGAGCTGATCCAATCCGCCCAGCGCACCCTGCGCCTCGAACTCGAGGCCGTGGAGGCCCTGCTGGCCCGCATCGACGGTGATTTCGTCAAGGCCTGCGAGCTGATCCTGGCCAGCAAGGGCCGGGTGGTGGTGGTTGGCATGGGCAAGTCCGGGCATATCGGCAACAAGATCGCCGCCACCCTGGCCAGCACCGGCACCCCATCGTTCTTCGTCCACCCGGCCGAAGCCAGCCATGGCGACATGGGCATGATCACCCGCGACGATGTCATCCTGGCCCTGTCCAACTCGGGCAGCACCGCCGAGATCGTCACCCTGCTGCCGCTGATCAAGCGCCTGGGCATCCAGATGATCAGCCTGACCGGCAACCCCGACTCGCCTCTGGCCCAGGCCGCCGAGGTCAACCTCGACGCCGCGGTGGCGCAGGAAGCCTGCCCGCTGAACCTGGCCCCGACCTCCTCCACCACGGCCGCGCTGGTGCTGGGCGATGCACTGGCCATCGCCCTGCTCGAGGCCCGTGGCTTCACCGCCGAGGACTTCGCCTTCTCGCACCCCGGCGGTGCCCTGGGCCGCCGCCTGCTGTTGAAGGTGGAAAACGTGATGCACAGCGGCGACGAACTGCCCCAGGTGCAGCGTGGCACGCTACTCAAAGACGCCCTGCTTGAAATGTCCCGCAAAGGTCTGGGCATGACCGTGGTGCTGGAGCAAGACGGTACACTGGCCGGCGTGTTCACCGACGGTGACCTGCGCCGCAGCCTGGACCGCAACATCGACGTGCACAAGACCCTCATCGACCAGGTGATGACTGTGCACGGCAAGACCGCCCGCGCCGAGATGCTCGCCGCCGAGGCACTGAAAATCATGGAAGACCACAAGATCAGCGCCCTCGTGGTCGTCGACCAGGCCGACCGCCCTACCGGCGCCCTGAACATGCACGACCTGCTGCGCGCCGGAGTGATGTAA
- a CDS encoding KdsC family phosphatase: MNQDLMQRAKAIKLAVFDVDGVLTDGRLYFLEDGSEFKTFNTLDGHGIKMLMASGVTTAIISGRKTPVVERRAQNLGIPHLFQGREDKMVVLDGLLAELKLSYEQVAYLGDDLPDLPVIRRVGLGMAVQNAASFVREHAHGVTQARGGEGAAREFCELIMQAQGTLDAANAHYL, encoded by the coding sequence ATGAACCAGGACCTGATGCAACGCGCCAAGGCCATCAAGCTGGCGGTGTTCGACGTCGACGGCGTGCTCACCGACGGGCGCCTGTACTTCCTTGAAGACGGCAGCGAGTTCAAGACCTTCAACACCCTCGACGGCCATGGCATCAAGATGCTCATGGCCTCGGGCGTGACCACCGCGATCATCAGCGGGCGCAAGACCCCGGTGGTCGAGCGTCGGGCGCAGAACCTGGGCATCCCGCACCTGTTCCAGGGCCGTGAGGACAAAATGGTGGTGCTCGACGGCCTGCTGGCCGAACTCAAACTAAGCTACGAGCAAGTCGCCTACTTGGGCGACGACCTGCCCGACCTGCCGGTGATCCGCCGGGTAGGCCTGGGCATGGCGGTGCAAAATGCCGCCTCGTTCGTGCGCGAGCACGCCCATGGCGTCACCCAGGCACGCGGCGGCGAAGGCGCCGCCCGCGAGTTCTGCGAACTGATCATGCAGGCCCAGGGCACCCTGGACGCTGCCAACGCTCACTACCTGTAA
- the lptC gene encoding LPS export ABC transporter periplasmic protein LptC → MLSKKVKNFAVLGAIAAVLVAVGYWNVSPESFLDKPAAQVDESAIDYYAINAHSVQYTPEGQLQYEMTADKVEHMKASEVTLVTTPDLHLYRGTQFPWHVQSKTAEVNPDGTEVELIDAVRVARTDEKKRETIITTTRMTVFPQKEYAQTEQAVRIDGAGGTTTGKGMKAYLKEGRMDLLSNVRGQYEAR, encoded by the coding sequence ATGCTCAGCAAGAAGGTCAAGAACTTCGCCGTACTCGGCGCCATCGCCGCCGTACTGGTGGCGGTCGGCTACTGGAACGTCAGCCCCGAAAGCTTCCTCGACAAGCCGGCCGCACAGGTCGACGAGAGCGCCATCGACTACTACGCGATCAACGCCCACAGCGTGCAGTACACCCCGGAAGGCCAGCTGCAGTACGAAATGACCGCCGACAAGGTCGAGCACATGAAGGCCAGCGAAGTCACCCTGGTGACCACGCCCGACCTGCACCTGTACCGTGGTACCCAGTTCCCGTGGCACGTGCAGAGCAAAACCGCCGAGGTCAACCCGGACGGCACCGAGGTCGAGCTGATCGACGCCGTGCGCGTGGCGCGCACCGACGAAAAGAAGCGTGAAACCATCATCACCACCACCCGCATGACCGTGTTCCCGCAGAAGGAATATGCGCAGACCGAGCAAGCCGTTAGAATCGACGGCGCCGGTGGCACAACTACGGGCAAAGGAATGAAAGCGTATTTGAAAGAAGGCAGGATGGACCTGCTCTCTAACGTAAGAGGACAGTATGAGGCTCGTTAA
- the lptA gene encoding lipopolysaccharide transport periplasmic protein LptA: MRLVKTIPLLLSLGVALGSASAFALPNDRDQPIRIQADNAHLDDKQGVATYTGDVIITQGSMMIKGNTVTMTRSANGDIDVVTSVGNLAYFEQQQSAAKTDKMKGWAVTIQYQAQKDLVVLTDRAKVENEGNTTEGEKIVYNTKTQVATAGRGGNVTAPRQRIDMVIQPKKKAE; the protein is encoded by the coding sequence ATGAGGCTCGTTAAAACCATCCCCCTTCTGCTCAGCCTGGGCGTTGCACTGGGAAGCGCGAGCGCCTTCGCCCTGCCGAACGACCGTGACCAGCCGATCCGCATCCAGGCGGACAACGCCCACCTGGACGACAAGCAAGGCGTGGCCACCTACACTGGCGACGTGATCATCACCCAGGGCTCGATGATGATCAAAGGCAACACCGTGACCATGACCCGCTCGGCCAACGGCGACATCGACGTGGTCACCTCGGTGGGCAACCTGGCCTACTTCGAGCAGCAGCAGAGCGCCGCCAAGACGGACAAGATGAAAGGCTGGGCCGTGACCATCCAGTACCAGGCGCAAAAAGACCTGGTGGTGCTCACCGACCGCGCCAAGGTGGAGAACGAAGGCAACACCACCGAAGGCGAGAAGATCGTCTACAACACCAAGACTCAAGTCGCCACCGCCGGTCGCGGCGGCAACGTGACTGCACCACGTCAGCGCATCGACATGGTCATTCAACCGAAGAAAAAGGCCGAGTAA
- the lptB gene encoding LPS export ABC transporter ATP-binding protein has protein sequence MATLKAQHLAKSYKGRQVVRDVSLSIDSGQIVGLLGPNGAGKTTCFYMIVGLVQADQGRVLIDSHDVSHQPMHGRAQAGIGYLPQEASIFRKLSVADNIMAILETRKDLDREGRRKELESLLQEFHISHIRDNLGMSLSGGERRRVEIARALATAPKFILLDEPFAGVDPISVGDIKQIIHHLKNKGIGVLITDHNVRETLDICETAYIVNDGQLIAEGDAETILANQLVKEVYLGHEFRL, from the coding sequence ATGGCAACCCTCAAAGCCCAGCACCTGGCCAAGAGCTACAAGGGCCGGCAAGTCGTCCGCGATGTCAGCCTGTCCATCGACAGCGGCCAGATCGTCGGCCTGCTCGGCCCCAACGGCGCCGGCAAGACCACTTGCTTCTACATGATCGTCGGCCTGGTCCAGGCCGATCAGGGCCGCGTACTGATCGACAGCCACGACGTCAGCCACCAGCCCATGCACGGCCGTGCCCAGGCCGGCATCGGCTACCTGCCGCAGGAAGCCTCGATCTTCCGCAAGCTGTCGGTGGCCGACAACATCATGGCCATCCTCGAGACCCGCAAGGACCTCGACCGCGAAGGCCGGCGCAAGGAGCTGGAAAGCCTGCTGCAGGAGTTCCACATCAGCCACATCCGCGACAACCTCGGCATGAGCCTGTCCGGCGGTGAACGCCGCCGTGTCGAGATCGCCCGCGCCCTGGCCACCGCCCCCAAGTTCATCCTGCTGGACGAACCTTTTGCCGGCGTCGACCCGATTTCCGTGGGCGACATCAAGCAGATCATCCACCACCTCAAGAACAAGGGCATCGGTGTACTGATCACCGACCACAACGTTCGCGAAACCCTGGATATCTGCGAAACCGCTTACATCGTCAACGACGGCCAGCTGATCGCCGAAGGCGATGCCGAGACCATCCTGGCCAACCAGCTGGTCAAGGAAGTCTACCTGGGTCACGAGTTCCGCCTCTGA